In Syntrophales bacterium, a single window of DNA contains:
- the ppdK gene encoding pyruvate, phosphate dikinase, with protein sequence MKKKYVYFFGDGKAEGGADMRNLLGGKGANIAEMVNLGMPVPSGFTLTTEVCSEFYKRKKNYPAGVEAQVKASLAQVEKIMKRKFGDENDPLLLSVRSGARASMPGMMESVLNIGLTTKTIPGLIKKSGDPRFVYDAYRRLIAMYSDVVMEKAAGLEPEEDEGVRSQLERLLKNVKKKRGYKSDLDLTADDLKGLCEQYKKTVHKVLGKEFPDDPMEQLWGGINAVFLSWNGKRAVAYRRIEGIPDDWGTAVNVQTMVFGNMGDDCATGVAFTRNPATGENAFYGEWLINAQGEDVVAGTRTPFALNAVSKVDTNKHLPTLEKDMPKLYKQLYAIRNRLERHYKDMQDIEFTIESGILYMLQTRTGKRNGPAAIKIAVDMANSRLISRETALMRVEPEQINELLHPMVDPAAEKTAVKLGKGLPAGPGSGVGKIVLTADKAEELGAKGEKVILVREETSPEDVHGMKPSQAILTAKGGMTSHAALVARGWGKCTIVGCGDLSINLKAKTAKFGDTVLKEGDWITMNGTKGIIYKGQLDLVALDPAKNKPYRELMSWADKVRKLNVRTNADTPGDAATAVMFGAEGIGLTRTEHMFFGDRIWAMREMIMADTLEEREKALAKLLPMQREDFYGIFKEMKGRPVTIRLLDPPLHEFVPHEKAAQKEMAARLKIKVEEIVKKVESLSEFNPMLGHRGCRLGTTHPEITAMQAQAIFEAVVQCKKKKINVLPEVMVPLVGTVGEFTNQKAIIDRVAKEVMDESGTKFKYMVGTMIEIPRAVLVADKIAENAEFFSFGTNDLTQMAFGYSRDDAGSFLPDYIRRKILAGDPFQSIDRTGVGELMKIGVNRGRSERKNLKIGICGEHGGDPASVVFCHEIGLDYVSCSPYRVPIARLAAAHAVIMEKLGKRDKKTTTG encoded by the coding sequence ATGAAGAAAAAGTACGTCTATTTTTTCGGTGACGGAAAAGCCGAAGGCGGCGCGGATATGAGAAACTTGCTGGGCGGCAAAGGTGCGAACATCGCCGAAATGGTGAATCTCGGAATGCCGGTCCCTTCGGGATTTACCCTCACGACCGAGGTCTGTAGTGAATTCTATAAGAGAAAGAAAAATTATCCTGCGGGCGTAGAGGCGCAGGTGAAGGCAAGCCTGGCACAGGTGGAAAAAATCATGAAGCGCAAATTCGGTGATGAAAATGACCCGCTTCTTTTGAGTGTCCGTTCCGGCGCTCGTGCTTCCATGCCGGGCATGATGGAATCTGTTCTTAATATAGGGCTTACCACAAAGACCATTCCCGGCCTCATTAAAAAGTCGGGCGATCCTCGTTTTGTGTACGATGCCTACCGTCGTCTTATTGCAATGTACTCGGATGTTGTTATGGAAAAGGCCGCCGGTCTTGAACCGGAAGAAGATGAAGGAGTACGGAGTCAGTTAGAGCGCCTCCTGAAAAATGTGAAGAAAAAAAGGGGGTATAAGAGTGATTTAGATCTTACGGCCGATGATCTCAAGGGACTGTGTGAACAGTACAAGAAGACAGTTCATAAAGTATTGGGGAAAGAATTTCCTGATGATCCGATGGAGCAGCTTTGGGGCGGGATTAATGCGGTCTTCCTTTCGTGGAATGGAAAACGCGCTGTTGCCTATCGCCGCATTGAAGGCATTCCGGATGACTGGGGGACAGCAGTCAACGTTCAAACCATGGTTTTTGGTAACATGGGAGATGACTGTGCCACCGGTGTTGCCTTTACGCGGAATCCAGCCACCGGAGAGAACGCCTTTTACGGTGAGTGGCTGATCAATGCACAGGGAGAGGACGTGGTGGCAGGTACTCGTACCCCGTTTGCATTGAATGCGGTTTCAAAGGTTGATACCAACAAACATCTTCCCACGCTGGAAAAGGACATGCCGAAACTTTATAAACAGCTTTATGCTATCAGAAACAGGCTGGAACGGCATTACAAAGATATGCAGGACATAGAATTCACTATCGAAAGTGGTATTCTTTACATGTTGCAGACCCGGACAGGAAAACGAAACGGACCTGCCGCTATAAAAATAGCAGTCGATATGGCTAATTCAAGATTGATTTCCCGGGAGACCGCATTGATGCGGGTGGAGCCCGAACAGATCAATGAGCTCCTTCATCCAATGGTTGACCCGGCAGCGGAAAAAACCGCGGTCAAACTCGGAAAGGGCCTCCCTGCCGGGCCGGGTAGTGGCGTAGGCAAGATTGTCCTTACCGCAGACAAGGCCGAAGAGCTTGGCGCCAAAGGTGAAAAGGTTATTCTCGTCAGGGAAGAAACCTCACCGGAAGACGTACATGGGATGAAACCTTCCCAGGCAATCCTGACCGCCAAAGGGGGGATGACCAGCCATGCAGCGCTTGTAGCCCGCGGTTGGGGGAAATGTACTATCGTGGGGTGTGGAGACCTCAGCATTAATCTCAAGGCAAAAACCGCAAAATTTGGCGATACAGTCCTCAAAGAGGGGGACTGGATAACCATGAACGGTACCAAGGGTATTATTTATAAGGGTCAACTCGACTTAGTCGCCCTTGATCCAGCAAAAAACAAACCATACAGAGAGCTAATGTCATGGGCCGATAAGGTCCGCAAGCTTAACGTTCGTACCAACGCCGACACTCCCGGGGACGCTGCTACTGCTGTGATGTTTGGTGCGGAAGGTATAGGACTCACCCGAACTGAGCACATGTTTTTTGGCGACCGTATATGGGCAATGCGCGAGATGATCATGGCCGACACTCTTGAAGAACGTGAGAAGGCCCTGGCCAAACTGTTGCCGATGCAGCGTGAAGATTTTTACGGAATTTTCAAAGAGATGAAAGGACGTCCTGTTACTATTCGGCTTCTTGATCCCCCGCTGCATGAATTTGTCCCCCATGAAAAGGCCGCACAGAAAGAGATGGCTGCCCGTTTGAAGATTAAAGTCGAAGAGATCGTCAAAAAAGTTGAGTCTTTGTCAGAATTTAATCCGATGCTCGGTCACAGAGGATGCCGTCTGGGGACGACGCATCCCGAGATTACGGCAATGCAGGCACAGGCAATCTTTGAAGCTGTTGTGCAGTGCAAGAAGAAAAAAATAAATGTACTGCCCGAGGTTATGGTACCCCTGGTAGGAACTGTGGGTGAATTTACGAATCAAAAGGCTATCATTGATAGAGTGGCAAAAGAGGTTATGGACGAGAGCGGGACAAAGTTTAAATATATGGTAGGGACTATGATTGAAATCCCGCGGGCTGTCCTCGTTGCGGACAAGATAGCCGAAAATGCGGAATTTTTCTCGTTCGGCACAAACGATCTTACCCAGATGGCATTTGGCTATTCGCGAGACGACGCCGGAAGTTTTTTACCGGACTATATTCGCCGTAAGATACTGGCAGGTGATCCATTCCAGAGCATTGACCGAACGGGCGTCGGCGAGTTGATGAAGATCGGGGTGAACCGCGGCCGCTCGGAACGAAAAAACCTGAAAATAGGGATCTGTGGCGAACATGGAGGCGATCCTGCGTCTGTGGTCTTCTGCCATGAAATCGGGCTTGATTATGTGAGCTGTTCTCCCTACAGGGTACCGATCGCTCGGCTTGCGGCTGCACATGCAGTGATAATGGAGAAACTGGGCAAGAGGGACAAGAAAACTACTACCGGCTAA
- a CDS encoding aminopeptidase, with the protein MALTDIQIERYADVLIWGLKTARTSKYRKGDVVLIRYDIDAIKLAEILHARFLDMGMNPVLRSGLTSEMELNFYAKANSRQLVFQPPGERELCENLNGNIYLHAPQSLTHLSGIDPRRMAKALVARKPLREILEKREEVGVFGWTLCMFPTPELAKKAKLSMKRYTAQISKACYLDSDDPVREWKAIYRNAGAIKKWMNSLDVKFYHIQSENIDLKITPGKQRRWIGISGHNIPSFEMFLSPDWRGTEGIYYANQPSFRSGNYIEGVRLEFKKGYAVGIEADAGKEFTQKQMSMDKGACRVGEFSLTDKRFSKIDKFMANTLYDENYGGRFGNCHIAVGASYSDTYNGNPAELTREMKKKLGFNDSALHWDLVNTERKTITAHLASGKKMVIYENGMFKY; encoded by the coding sequence ATGGCACTTACAGATATACAGATTGAAAGATATGCTGATGTCCTTATATGGGGATTGAAAACCGCAAGAACGTCAAAATACAGAAAGGGCGATGTTGTCCTGATTCGATATGATATTGATGCCATAAAACTTGCGGAAATCCTGCACGCAAGGTTTCTTGATATGGGGATGAATCCGGTTCTAAGATCGGGTCTGACGTCTGAAATGGAACTCAATTTTTATGCAAAAGCGAATAGCAGGCAACTTGTTTTCCAACCTCCCGGAGAAAGGGAACTTTGTGAAAATCTTAACGGGAACATCTATCTTCATGCACCGCAGTCCCTTACCCATCTTAGCGGTATTGATCCAAGAAGGATGGCTAAAGCACTGGTTGCCAGAAAACCGTTAAGGGAGATATTAGAGAAACGTGAAGAGGTTGGAGTGTTCGGCTGGACACTCTGCATGTTTCCGACTCCTGAACTTGCTAAAAAGGCTAAACTCTCCATGAAGCGGTACACCGCGCAGATTAGCAAGGCCTGTTACCTTGACAGTGATGACCCTGTTCGTGAATGGAAAGCTATTTACAGAAATGCCGGAGCTATAAAGAAATGGATGAATAGCCTGGACGTCAAGTTTTATCATATCCAGTCAGAAAATATTGACTTGAAGATTACACCGGGAAAGCAAAGAAGATGGATTGGGATTTCCGGGCATAATATTCCAAGTTTTGAGATGTTTCTTTCACCCGACTGGAGAGGAACTGAAGGTATCTATTATGCAAATCAGCCTTCTTTTCGAAGCGGCAATTATATCGAGGGCGTGAGGCTGGAGTTCAAGAAGGGTTATGCTGTCGGTATAGAAGCTGATGCAGGAAAAGAGTTTACACAAAAGCAGATGTCAATGGACAAAGGAGCCTGCAGGGTAGGGGAGTTTTCTTTAACTGATAAGAGGTTTTCAAAGATTGACAAATTTATGGCCAATACCCTTTATGATGAGAACTATGGCGGTCGCTTCGGGAACTGTCATATTGCAGTTGGTGCGTCATATTCGGATACTTACAATGGAAATCCCGCTGAGCTGACAAGGGAAATGAAGAAAAAGCTGGGCTTTAACGATTCAGCCCTTCACTGGGATCTTGTGAATACAGAAAGAAAGACGATTACCGCACACCTTGCTTCCGGCAAAAAGATGGTAATTTACGAAAACGGAATGTTTAAATATTAG
- a CDS encoding pyruvate kinase alpha/beta domain-containing protein, translating into MSDLSLYEDIGCRYFKKPGIQNTSEVLEAVARRAEELDIRKVLIATNTGKTAFDALEILDKGIKIIAVTHVTGFAKPNFQELSEESRTELESNGVSVLTCMHALAGIGRGIRNKLSTYQVDEIVAYVLRMFGQGTKVAVELALMAADAGLVRTDEDVISIGGTARGADTALVIQPANSSNVFDLKVKEIICKPSVI; encoded by the coding sequence ATGTCAGATTTATCATTATACGAAGATATCGGATGCCGTTACTTTAAAAAGCCAGGCATACAGAATACCAGCGAGGTTCTTGAAGCGGTTGCGCGCAGGGCAGAGGAACTCGATATCAGAAAAGTTCTTATTGCAACGAATACCGGAAAAACTGCTTTCGATGCACTGGAAATTCTGGATAAGGGCATCAAAATTATTGCTGTAACCCACGTTACGGGGTTTGCAAAACCCAATTTTCAGGAGTTGAGTGAGGAGTCCCGTACGGAATTGGAGTCGAATGGTGTAAGCGTCCTGACCTGTATGCATGCCCTGGCCGGGATCGGCCGCGGCATAAGGAATAAGCTTTCTACCTACCAGGTGGATGAAATTGTCGCTTATGTCCTGAGGATGTTCGGTCAGGGGACCAAAGTGGCTGTTGAATTGGCCCTGATGGCCGCCGATGCAGGTCTGGTACGGACGGATGAAGATGTAATATCAATAGGAGGAACAGCAAGAGGCGCTGATACTGCTCTGGTTATTCAACCTGCAAACAGCTCCAATGTCTTTGATCTTAAGGTGAAAGAGATTATATGCAAACCATCGGTGATTTGA
- a CDS encoding alanine--glyoxylate aminotransferase family protein: MDTPYKDLSLPQRILLGPGPSNVPDSVLKAMASPVVGHLDPAFLAVMEEVQEMLRVVFMTNNHFTIPISGTGSAGMEAAFVNMIEEGDHVLVCVNGVFGERMSDIVGRCGGILKRVEATWGTPINPDDVTAALQDFPATIVAIVHAETSTGVLQPLEEISKIVHEKGALLLVDAVTSLGGAPVKIDEWNIDICYSGTQKCLSCPPGLAPITFSEPAIEKLRKRSQKVQSWYLDMTMLEKYWGPDRVYHHTAPISMIYALRESLRIILEEGLATRWERHTRHHRELVAGLEKLGLNMLVEESYRTPMLNSVVFSSDVDDAAVRKRLLEEYNIEIGSGLGPLKGKIWRIGLMGHSCSQENVEHILNALKALL, from the coding sequence ATGGACACACCATACAAAGACCTCTCGCTTCCACAGCGAATTTTACTGGGTCCCGGTCCCAGCAATGTACCGGATAGTGTACTCAAAGCCATGGCAAGCCCTGTCGTGGGACACCTCGACCCGGCATTTCTTGCCGTCATGGAAGAAGTCCAGGAAATGCTCCGGGTCGTTTTCATGACGAACAATCATTTTACAATTCCCATTTCGGGAACGGGAAGTGCCGGTATGGAAGCCGCTTTTGTAAATATGATCGAAGAAGGTGATCATGTGCTCGTTTGCGTCAACGGTGTTTTTGGCGAACGTATGAGTGATATCGTCGGACGGTGCGGAGGTATCCTTAAAAGGGTTGAAGCAACATGGGGGACTCCGATTAATCCCGATGACGTTACCGCCGCACTTCAAGACTTTCCAGCAACAATTGTGGCCATAGTCCACGCTGAAACATCTACCGGCGTGTTGCAGCCTCTTGAAGAAATTTCAAAGATTGTCCACGAAAAAGGTGCTCTTCTGTTAGTGGATGCAGTTACGTCTCTCGGAGGCGCTCCCGTCAAGATAGATGAGTGGAACATTGATATCTGTTATTCGGGAACCCAAAAATGCCTCAGTTGCCCACCGGGGCTTGCTCCTATTACCTTCAGTGAGCCGGCCATTGAAAAGCTGAGAAAGCGCTCTCAAAAGGTGCAGTCCTGGTATCTGGATATGACCATGCTGGAAAAATACTGGGGGCCGGACAGAGTCTACCATCATACGGCGCCGATCAGCATGATTTACGCATTGAGAGAATCATTGCGGATTATATTGGAAGAAGGCCTAGCGACCAGATGGGAAAGACATACCAGGCACCATCGCGAGCTCGTTGCAGGTCTCGAAAAGCTGGGTTTAAATATGCTCGTAGAAGAATCATATCGGACACCGATGCTCAATTCTGTGGTTTTTTCATCGGATGTTGATGATGCGGCAGTTCGGAAAAGGCTTCTCGAAGAATATAACATTGAAATCGGCAGTGGCCTTGGACCCCTCAAAGGAAAGATCTGGCGAATTGGACTTATGGGACATTCCTGCAGTCAGGAAAATGTGGAGCACATATTGAATGCCCTGAAGGCCTTACTCTAA